From a region of the Hemibagrus wyckioides isolate EC202008001 linkage group LG06, SWU_Hwy_1.0, whole genome shotgun sequence genome:
- the LOC131355148 gene encoding uncharacterized protein LOC131355148: MKMKGTVAALLVMGLYGLTYCVVRQHFYVSQLLTWPEAQQYCRQRYDDLSSVTTMEEKFSLPVTVPPPCPNNTDYYEECRMWKWIGLYVDTNNQTEWSGGNNEPIFPPAIQTTKYATGKCGIVWNALAVCIPVPCTWNLSFYCMKKFDVILVEETMTWEEALIYCRSKYIDLVHLTSEFWMKEAVKVGWAAQTPYVWTGLRFLNGQWFWTTHNALKYWAWSTESEPRCPARNLRCGALAQKKGIWQMRDCEEKLNFLCFRKSQNEPQQP, encoded by the coding sequence ATGAAGATGAAGGGTACAGTTGCTGCGCTGCTTGTCATGGGTCTCTATGGACTGACTTACTGTGTCGTTAGGCAACACTTCTATGTGAGCCAGTTACTGACTTGGCCTGAAGCTCAACAGTACTGCAGACAAAGATATGATGATTTGTCAAGTGTAACAACCATGGAGGAGAAATTCTCTCTTCCAGTTACTGTGCCTCCTCCTTGTCCTAACAACACAGACTACTATGAGGAGTGTCGGATGTGGAAGTGGATTGGACTATATGTAGACACTAATAATCAGACAGAGTGGTCAGGAGGGAACAATGAACCAATTTTTCCACCTGCTATTCAGACAACAAAATATGCTACAGGaaagtgtggtatagtgtggaaTGCTTTAGCAGTATGCATCCCTGTCCCATGCACATGGAATCTCAGCTTTTACTGCATGAAGAAGTTTGATGTGATTCTAGTGGAAGAGACAATGACATGGGAAGAGGCACTCATCTACTGCCGGAGTAAATACATTGACTTGGTCCATCTGACATCAGAATTTTGGATGAAAGAAGCTGTTAAAGTAGGCTGGGCAGCACAAACGCCATATGTGTGGACTGGTCTGCGCTTTCTCAATGGACAATGGTTTTGGACTACTCATAATGCCCTAAAGTACTGGGCCTGGTCTACTGAGAGTGAACCCCGTTGTCCTGCCAGAAACCTGCGCTGTGGAGCTTTAGCACAAAAAAAAGGGATTTGGCAAATGAGAGACTGTGAGGAGAAGCTGAACTTTCTCTGCTTCCGTAAATCACAGAACGAACCTCAGCAACCATGA